Genomic segment of Salvia hispanica cultivar TCC Black 2014 chromosome 2, UniMelb_Shisp_WGS_1.0, whole genome shotgun sequence:
gaaacaaatgaaaattaaaaagagaaaaatgattttaatgtTTGGTTTGAAGACTATGGTTGACTTGAGTATAGTTATCAAAATatgttatatactcccttcgttccgtCCTAAACGAGCCACTTTTTTTAAGTACGggatttcaaaaattgaaatttaaataattaaagtaaaaagaataaagtatgagagagagaaaagtagaagagtgcaaagaataaaataggtgagaaaataaagatcttaataggaaaatgactcacttagagcatccccatcgcagcgtccgtccgtccgtgccagcaaCAAGGACGAACTCTTCCGCCGCTGCGAGCCGTCCGTCCGTGCTGCTGAGCACGCTTACGTGGCGTGttctgattggccaacggcatagccgttggcatattcaatttttttaaaaaaaaatttgaaattaatttaaaaaaacgtttttaaataaaatatatattttcccacttcccaaaaaattatatccgttttttatccacttttatcttattcaatttttttaaaaaaaaatttgaaattaatttaaaaaaacgtttttaaataaaatatatattttcccacttcccaaaaaattatattcgttttttatccacttttattttatttttcaatttattttccccaaaatttacattttcatctataaatatccccacttcaacacaaaaaaaatcacattctcatctattctatcatctacattctctcatcttttttctcatattgtcatctaaattctcaccacactacacaatgtccggctccggcgatcacccctccggcaatcgcggttggaacTACGATTGGTTCAACTCCGACTCATTCCCTAGTCCGGAAATGCAATTTtcggcccctcctcaaacccaaggtttgCAAGTTACGGGTGGCTACCGCCCATACCCGGTGGATGACCAAAATGcctccgggttcgggtgggcacccAAACTcggatcgggagggagcggcagctctactcctactcctactcctcctactcgtggcacccgcaccccgtacactccgggtgagatgatggtgatgttcaaagcctacttggcagtctccgaagatccggaaGTTGGCACAAACCAAACCGGGGAAACGTATTGGTGGTGCATCACTCGTctttacaatgaaacccggccgggggaaccatctatcgcaatgatagtatggtgcgCAATTGCATCTTCAGATGCAATGACGCAATCGGTAAGTTCCAGGGGTATTACCTCTAGGAAGAGCggtcggcggggagcggcacgagcgagctcgacatcatcaatgccgccttggcgacctaccaaCGCATGGAGTTGAAagcgttcaagtacctcgattgtTGGCAGGAGGGGCGTCTTCATCTGAAGTATAGGGGCGGCGtagtagcatcctcctccagctcctccagcaaacggtcgaggtcggtagccctatccgacggcgcctccgatgatgtggctacccagcttgccGGAACTAGTTTGGGTAGCCCGACACTGGCCCAAGAAGTTCATGCCGGtcgcaaggaaggaagaaggcgacgGTCACCCGCCGTCGCGCCCCGACTGCCCCCGCCccctttgtgcctcctccatCCCCGAACAACACGTTCTGGGCCCTCTTGGGTCAACTCTATATGAACGATACGTCTAAGATGACTCCGGAGCAACTTGCAACGcatgagcaaatgatccggggtctcaagagAACATTGGGGATggaggactagtcttccacgggggtattttttagtctttaattatgtaatttttaatttgttggattttaattatgtatttttctattttctaggattttaattttgtatttttatttttaaggattttaattatgtaatttttatttttaaatgtatttttataatgtagaaatggttttagtaattgaagtatttaaattgaataatagaatggtgggacccttgagcttgtccttagctaagagcacggatgtgggtgttgtgctcttagctaaggacaagaaGTAAAAGTGGATCCGAGCCCACCCccgtgctcttaaataagagcatgaatggggatgctcttaagATGTAActtcccaaaaataaaataaaagtgactCTCTTAAAATGGAATGGAGAAAGTATAGCTTTCGATGTTTCTTTATACAAAGTGGTTATGTAGCATCGAAAGATGAAGCGTTTGTTAGTGATTTATGTATAGGTTGTTAGAAATAATGGGATAAAATTCCCAAGCCGTTACAGGtggtactctaactattacaatcgaaggaagataataacaataaatggaatgaaaattacaacggaaataataaaacaaaccgctataagtcgagtcgagggaagccctctttccgcaagacaaattacgcaccggctagtgctcacggaatGACGTATTgcccccaaagataaaacgacttcctcctagcgtgtagaagcacctcaaacccgCTAGGCACCGGCGAACTTGATGGAGTTCCGAGAATTGAGCTATGCAATGCTCCTATCAATGCACACTATGATGTAGAGAgctagagaaagagagaataatttcTGTTGGTGTGTTTTTCATCTCTCAAAcccacctatttataggataggAGAGACCACCTCAAAAGTCTTGGCATTAAGGGTCACCATAAACCAATTGGAGGTTACAAAACATGAAAAGCCAAAGGACTTGAAGGTGAAAAGCTTGAAGCCTTTTCAAATATTACACGTTTTCAACATAGGTAAatagattaataaaatatttagactTTATACTAAACTAACTATTATCCCCTTtgtccaaattttaaaatatcactTTCGActcaatataaattttaagaaatataaagaaatgtgagtagaaaaagttaatgaaatgtatatcattttttaagaCACATGTagaaaagaagtgactcaacttCTTTGGGGTGGAGggattattagttttatagtgaAATGCGGGGATAATaatttagtggaatgtaaaATTCATTtacctaaaatagaaaaaagtaaataagacACTAAATCATGAACAGTCTAAAATAACAAATGTGGAAATATTTCATAGACAAACATTGTAATTTACACCACAAAGctaaatttgaatatgaaaatttacTTACAAATAAAACTAGAATGTGACTTATATTGTTAGTAGGGTTAGCGTTAGACAAGATAAGATTATCAAATTTGTTTGACTGCAacaattcatgttatttgTTTCCTTTCGAAACTAATGTTCCACTTTTAAAGCACATGTTGGGTCCCCAACCttcataataaaatgcaaCTTTCTGGAGATGCTAAATTGGTATAGTTTCAGCAATGATGAAATCGGTTAGTGGTAATTCCCATGTTCCATGAAAATAtaccttcttttcttttaatttgtccacaaaaatatgcaattttccaattttagaaattttttctttaacgTGGTGAGAGatattctccactaataatactttaattattttttctctctacctctctcttattttaccaattttacattaaaactcgtatcgaactcaaagtgcatattctttggggacggatgAGGAAGTATTAAAAAGTACTTGTtgaaatggagtagtattttttgcaTTGTGATTTGTCAAGTCAGAGGTGTGAATAAGAGGGGAAATAACTGGTTGAATGAAATTTTGATGGCATCCACCGAGGGTCAAATGTTCgctaatttcataaaaaaaatttgagttGATTTCAAGAAACAATTACTAGTTGGAATTAACTGTCGTGTGCagcagaaaaaataaattattgcttAAATATAGTTATCTTGCTACATAAATTGTAGtacatattttagttaaaaaattgtttgaatacatttgtctttatttttaattttccatttatcTCACGTTCTTTAATCCTGCCATACTAGTTTCGTTCTTAATCCAACCACAATGTCAATATACATGTATGGCAACAAGCATTAATAAGGCCCATGTTTACAGTCAACGAAATGAAGTACgataacataattttttctcGTTTTGGCGTGTGAAAAGCTTCTGGGCAACTTACATTGTTTGTTTAGTTTATAGAATAGAATTACGTATCGCATATACTATAATGACTTGTTCtgattttgatgtgtttgacCTTTCTTTCCTTCTTATTAAGACAACTAGCCCCTTGATCTGGCACGATATATACGTGCATATATCATTAAAGTATATACGCATTATTAAATTCCAAcgtctataaaaaaaagttgaatagGACTCGTTCACCCCACAATCAGAAACGAACGTTAGATAACGTAACCAGACCAATATAATTTCaatcgatattttatttaaattaaaaatgttaaaaaacaTTATTACATAGGTACATtgtactaaaaataaatttagcttTGATTTCACATATTAGTAACGAAAATGAATTGAAGGAACAGCAATCTGCAAACATTCTAGAACACTGCCTGCAGCCTTTCCACGGTTTCCTTATCCAAGGCGAACGACTTGGCCAGATAATCGCTGTCGATGTCGGGATTCGAACCGAAGAGGGCGTTAGGGATGACACTGTTGCCCGGATTCTGGCTATTGAATGTCGCAATCGAGACGGTTTTTCCAGCCCCGACGTTTCTCTGATAATGGACGAGGCCGACTGGGACGACGAACACATCGCCCTTCTCTAGAACTTTACTATAGAATTTGAAACCGGGAGCGGATGTCACGAACCCGACTTCCATGGAACCTTCTAGAACTGTATGAATCTCGCTCCCTCTTGGGTGGTAGTGAGGCGGGAAAAACCCGCCCTCCACATAATCAAGGCGGGCTATGGCTAGCCCGAGGGTGTTGAGCCCGGGAATCTGGCTCACGCCAACGGGCGTCACGGCCGCGCCAGCAGGGTTAGACGTGTTGCCGGGCTGGGCCAGCCCGCGGAAGAAAAAGTCGTCGGCTTTCACCGTTGCAGGATCCAAACACGGCAATCCATTGATTCTTACTacaaatcaatcaataaatcaaagtTAGGCTctcttaacttttttttttttttttttttttctcctaaaaaaaattaaagaagggAGGGAATTGTTACCTGTGCTTATGAGATCTGCAACACAGAAATCTTGTAGAGGTCTTGGATCATAGGCGAGGACAATGCTTGAGAAGGAAGCGAGAGCGAAAACGGTCGATAAGATCAAAGTTTTACTATccattttttatcaaattgaaATGTACTAGTGTTATGTCTTAGTAGGCAATTAATATGAGGTATTTATAGGTgtcttgaaattttaatgtcaactatTTAACACGCTAGGGGTTGGCAAGATCCGTGTGCTGTAAGAGAtcgatatttaatttgaattttgaaatgatttaattcatCAACAACTTTCCAACTGCTGTGACAGCTCTCATAACTCTGTTTAAGTAAATGgataatttaattgtattaCGAGATTGAAGGAGATCTTcgatattctattttttttatttatcggATTTGCCTGATCCTAGTAACTCTAGCGTGTCTGCGCCAATTATGAATTCATCACGACttacattattatactattgCGTAAAATATTGCCGCCATTGACCCATATTTTCCCTAGCTATTAATGATTTTGAGCTTCTCGATAAAAGGTTTGTTTTTTTGTCCCATAACGTAGATAAAGGGTTggttgttgatttttttggtcCCATAACGTATTGcagtttaaaatttattattttaacctAATATTTACAATGGACAAAATATAATGTACTCGACGATTTTAATGGAATAATCAATCTtgataatgaa
This window contains:
- the LOC125204327 gene encoding putative germin-like protein 2-1; translated protein: MDSKTLILSTVFALASFSSIVLAYDPRPLQDFCVADLISTVRINGLPCLDPATVKADDFFFRGLAQPGNTSNPAGAAVTPVGVSQIPGLNTLGLAIARLDYVEGGFFPPHYHPRGSEIHTVLEGSMEVGFVTSAPGFKFYSKVLEKGDVFVVPVGLVHYQRNVGAGKTVSIATFNSQNPGNSVIPNALFGSNPDIDSDYLAKSFALDKETVERLQAVF